From one Malus sylvestris chromosome 1, drMalSylv7.2, whole genome shotgun sequence genomic stretch:
- the LOC126616691 gene encoding heavy metal-associated isoprenylated plant protein 39-like yields the protein MKKVVLKLELHDEKGKKKAMRAVSGLEGLDSISMDMKDKKLTVTGDIDPVDLVGRLRKLCRTEIVSVGPAKEEKKKEEPKKEETKPKDPKDEMAELIKAYQAYCPPMPAYYYVKSSEEDPNACVIC from the exons ATGAAG AAAGTAGTGTTGAAATTGGAATTACACGACGAGAAGGGTAAGAAGAAAGCCATGAGGGCCGTCTCGGGGCTTGAAG GGCTTGATTCAATTTCTATGGATATGAAGGACAAGAAACTGACGGTCACAGGGGACATAGATCCAGTGGACTTGGTGGGAAGATTGAGGAAGCTTTGCCGGACGGAGATAGTCTCGGTCGGACCGGcaaaggaggagaagaagaaagaggagccaAAGAAGGAGGAGACGAAGCCGAAAGATCCAAAGGACGAAATGGCTGAGCTTATCAAGGCCTACCAAGCTTATTGTCCTCCAATGCCTGCATATTATTACGTAAAAAGTTCAGAAGAGGATCCCAATGCATGTGTCATTTGCTAA